In the genome of Burkholderiales bacterium, the window CGGGCCGGCCGACCGCGCCTATCGGCCCGCCGATCTGGACGACCTTTGTGCATTTCTGCGTTCCCTGCCCCCATTAGAGCCCGTGCTCTTCGTAGGGCTGGGCAGCAATCTGCTGGTGCGCGACCGCGGGATTCGCGGAACGGTAATCTTCCTGCACGGCGCGCTGACCAAGCTGGAGCTTGTCGCGCGAGCGGGCGCTACGGAGATTTACGCACAGGCCGGCTTGGCCGCTCCAAAGGTGGCGCGGTTCGCGGCATTGCATGGACTCGAAGGCGCGGAATTTCTAGCCGGCATCCCGGGCACCGTAGGCGGCGCGCTGGCTATGAACGCGGGGTGCTACGGTTGCGAGACTTGGGACATCGTCACCCAGGTGTTGATGCTGGATCGACGCGGTGAGAAGCACGTGCGCGGACCAAGTGAATTCCGCGTGGCCTATCGCAGCTTGCAGCCGGCGACACCGCGCGAGGAATTTTTCGCGGCCGCTTGGTTGCGACCGCGATCGGGCGACGGCGAGCGTTCGCGCCGGCGCATCAAGGAACTGCTTCAGCGGCGGATCGCATCGCAGCCGCTCGACATCCCCAACGCAGGATCGGTGTTCCGCAACCCACCCGGAGACCACGCGGCGCGGCTGATCGAGTCTTGCGGTCTGAAGGGCGTTGCCATCGGCGCTGCGATGGTATCGCCCAAGCACGCGAACTTCATCGTCAATACCGGTAGCGCGACGGCGCGCGACATCGAAGCGCTGATCACGCGC includes:
- the murB gene encoding UDP-N-acetylmuramate dehydrogenase, which produces GPADRAYRPADLDDLCAFLRSLPPLEPVLFVGLGSNLLVRDRGIRGTVIFLHGALTKLELVARAGATEIYAQAGLAAPKVARFAALHGLEGAEFLAGIPGTVGGALAMNAGCYGCETWDIVTQVLMLDRRGEKHVRGPSEFRVAYRSLQPATPREEFFAAAWLRPRSGDGERSRRRIKELLQRRIASQPLDIPNAGSVFRNPPGDHAARLIESCGLKGVAIGAAMVSPKHANFIVNTGSATARDIEALITRVQETVSRVCGVELEREVRIVGEA